In Erigeron canadensis isolate Cc75 chromosome 6, C_canadensis_v1, whole genome shotgun sequence, the following are encoded in one genomic region:
- the LOC122604265 gene encoding uncharacterized protein LOC122604265 — MRNHPNLRYENSSNQLNLNFQGNNQNSGAPFQPFQGRNYNQGNYQGGQNQGFNRGYPRNFQQGNNQGGASGSNEVSTGEIMEYLKEMDRKNEIRDKTVESLQKQVGQLAEDVSELRKNPGKLPSDTKINPQHQSGYSKNVKNVEINNVSLLRSGKVYDNKVVPPSSLVDGVVEDVDDDQDSEHELEFVLPKPSKKVSFKEVENNRSSEKFSEKQGKDMEGNTIPFPLALIDQKLRPTLKKRGPHEEEMWEIFKQVKINIPLIDIIKQVSAYAKYLKELCTQKRHHKLPKKIVLNEEVSAVVMGILPPKLQDPGAPLITIQVGDFKMNKALLDMGAGVSILPGMFATNMTLDHWKKSTQPW, encoded by the coding sequence ATGAGAAACCATCCAAACCTTCGGTATGAAAATTCTTCAAATCAACTCAACCTAAACTTTCAAGGAAACAACCAAAATAGTGGAGCACCATTTCAACCATTCCAAGGCCGAAACTACAACCAAGGGAATTACCAAGGTGGCCAAAATCAAGGATTCAATCGAGGCTACCCAAGAAACTTTCAACAAGGTAATAACCAAGGTGGAGCATCGGGAAGCAATGAGGTGTCAACCGGGGAAATTATGGAGTATTTGAAGGAAATGGATCGAAAGAATGAGATTCGGGATAAAACGGTTGAATCTTTGCAAAAGCAAGTGGGTCAATTAGCGGAGGATGTGTCGGAATTGAGGAAGAATCCGGGAAAGCTACCAAGTGACACGAAGATCAATCCACAACATCAAAGTGGCTACTCAAAGAATGTCAAGAATGTGGAGATAAACAATGTAAGTCTTCTTCGTAGTGGTAaagtttatgataataaagttgTACCTCCATCATCACTTGTTGATGGTGTGGTggaggatgttgatgatgaccAAGATAGTGAGCATGAACTGGAATTTGTTTTGCCTAAACCAAGTAAAAAAGTGTCTTTTAAAGAGGTAGAAAACAATAGGTCTAGTGAaaaattttctgaaaaacaaGGAAAGGATATGGAGGGTAATACCATTCCTTTTCCTTTGGCTTTGATTGATCAAAAACTTAGGCCTACACTTAAGAAAAGAGGTCCCCATGAGGAAGAAATGTgggaaatttttaaacaagtgaaaatcaatatACCTCTTATTGACATAATCAAACAAGTTTCGGCCTATGCTAAATATCTTAAGGAGTTGTGTACCCAAAAACGGCATCATAAACTTCCAAAGAAGATTGTTTTGAATGAGGAAGTTAGTGCCGTTGTGATGGGTATACTCCCACCTAAACTCCAAGATCCGGGAGCGCCTTTAATTACAATTCAAGTTGGTGACTTTAAAATGAATAAGGCACTTTTGGATATGGGTGCGGGTGTGAGTATCCTACCGGGTATGTTTGCGACCAATATGACTTTGGACCATTGGAAAAAGTCGACACAACCTTGGTGA
- the LOC122605592 gene encoding uncharacterized protein LOC122605592: MAEKEHLNEEIDVPPKNKNIRRRRSYHLYQEKKNQRRFQEILSKLSDENLIKDSGSGKLYKGRVLRYGKLRDIVAWRLDSKYGQGYMEFETEIRMLSNLQHKNISSILESYNQDNEKIIIYKGGSHGILDQHLCDPTLIWSRRLQICLGIARALNYIHYDVIHCDINTSKIILDEDWEPKIFGFELSSTYPQSWRHRLRFSQFFDSTSIITPKCDVYSYGVLLFEVLCGKKPLVEDNEVKEDLDEIIDPNLKKQMDAQSLTLFLKIAYSCLNHQLMERPTMDQIVKELEEALELQWKHENLEHLTDAEEGILSNHMKMELLKIPLSKIRLATNNFDEEKVIGCGGYGKVYRANLDVLDIQSLSSVEGKCKDELPKKSKTVAIKRINERSDDQGKEGFLREIELLTSCKHSNIVSLLGFSKEAREMILVYEYAFKGSLSEYLGSTSKKINLNWSQRVQICLDMAHGINYLHTDMEGKPRIVHRDIKSDNILLDENLNAKIADFGLSKFHPANQEVSAIYTNNIAGTEVYMDPEFLTTNKYKKESDIYSFGVVLFEILSGRLAYDPIYMMENEKGLAPIARRRFNEGTLKELIDPHIREEDDKHGFTLNRGPNQESYDSFAKVAYQCLAETQAKRPTIEAVIKELQCALKLQGETMVLSRFRLSDIAFATENFSKTYCSGLDSNGMVYKAVLDHFDNKSLLATEEKNSGEPPKRRISVAIKRISTREDRHKEEGFFEEIEMHTSYKHPNIAPLIGFCDEGNDMILVYQNASSGTLDDYLRGTNKMGKYTWTQRLYMCLEIARGLNHLHTMMDRKQGMIHVDITSANILVGKNWEAQIAYSGISKLLPVNQEESTHISANSVGTKVYHDPEFEKTGELKKESDIYSFGVVLFEIFCGRLAYDPAYIVENDNGLAPVARRCFNDGTIKQIIDPALKEETDETSHRVPVQDSLDTFIRIAYQCLAETRAERPTMKMVIKELETALNFQENLMQALQVSLKDVEEATRNFSQKNCVRSGRYWKMYKGEFFADVDTNVDANANANGCTTIIAKRWDSMSSQGCRQFWTELNIVFKHKHENIIGLVGYCNEQDERIIVYEHAPYGTLDMYLDDASLTWMKRLKICIDVANGLEFLHRGAITLKKVVHRNIQSHAILLYDDWKAKISNLELSSSESLPHDMEHVSSINAYGAFGYLDPEHKQGFLTEKSDIYSFGVVLFEILCGRLAWVEDCKDHLRSLGPLAKRKYQEGKIDKMVFDGIKEQIGPESMATFSKIAYKCLNDKREERPMAGDVVIQLKKALDVQEDYEIWEAQLPKDYKEIIQMSDTPEIYSTMKRKELYNLLSKGILIADGKVWFSLGINGERNEVVSASQFSYKKHRMRSIPESRFHKIAEISDISNLNIQIKIRTQFLSMGVHYGIHLIFRFCGVKKSVAKQMYVNLAYKMGKETLNAYFATWGEDEWMRIELYRFLNDKEKTDVVFQLERFSRSYCGNRGIYVEGLEFRAIDNEKHDENKEKYHMLSAMEAICNFSDTKLCILKPSTESRFRKVIELLSTQEFRIKCKIESERLLPNTEYICYLVFKLSEKCSGLHCPVKVRDQQQAEIKQTRIVYFRTPHSWNVTGDDNQGPKEREDGWMEVNLWKFRSELDIDNDYILINLKLATYEGTMVGLVVCGLEFRPM, from the exons ATGGCAGAAAAGGAGCATTTAAACGAAGAAATTGATGTTCCACCCAAGAATAAAAATATTCGCCGCCGTCGTAGTTATCATCTCtaccaagaaaagaaaaatcaa AGACGCTTCCAGGAGATATTATCCAAGTTGTCTGATGAAAATCTCATAAAGGACAGTGGATCAGGAAAGTTATACAAAGGACGAGTATTACGGTATGGGAAGTTGAGGGATATTGTTGCATGGAGGTTAGATAGTAAGTATGGGCAAGGATACATGGAGTTCGAGACAGAGATTAGAATGCTTTCTAATCTCCAGCATAAAAATATCAGCTCTATATTAGAGTCTTATAACCAGGATAATGAAAAGATCATCATTTACAAGGGAGGATCTCATGGGATTCTGGACCAACATCTATGTGATCCAACTCTCATATGGTCTCGGAGACTACAAATATGTTTAGGCATTGCACGTGCATTGAATTACATCCATTATGATGTCATACATTGTGATATTAATACCTCTAAAATAATTTTAGATGAAGATTGGGAACCCAAGATATTTGGTTTTGAACTTTCCTCAACATATCCTCAAAGTTGGAGGCATCGCCTTCGGTTCTCTCAATTCTTTGACTCCACCAGCATTATAACACCAAAATGTGATGTATACTCTTACGGGGTATTATTGTTTGAAGTCCTTTGTGGGAAGAAACCATTGGTTGAAGACAATGAGGTTAAGGAAGATCTAGATGAGATCATTGATCCTAATCTAAAGAAACAAATGGACGCACAATCGTTGACACTATTCTTAAAAATAGCTTACAGCTGCTTGAATCATCAACTTATGGAGCGTCCAACTATGGACCAGATTGTCAAAGAACTTGAGGAAGCGTTGGAACTTCAATGGAAACATGAAAATCTT GAGCATTTAACAGATGCGGAGGAAGGGATATTATCTAACCACATGAAG ATGGAATTATTGAAGATTCCGCTAAGCAAAATAAGGTTGGCCACAAataattttgatgaagaaaaggtTATAGGGTGTGGCGGGTATGGTAAAGTGTATAGAGCAAATCTTGACGTTTTAGATATCCAAAGTTTGTCATCAGTGGAAGGGAAATGTAAAGATGAACTTCCAAAGAAAAGCAAAACTGTAGCTATAAAACGCATCAACGAGAGGTCAGACGATCAAGGTAAGGAAGGGTTTTTGAGGGAGATTGAATTGCTTACAAGTTGTAAGCATTCAAACATTGTCTCTCTTCTTGGCTTTTCCAAAGAAGCTCGCGAAATGATTCTTGTATATGAATATGCTTTTAAAGGAAGCCTTAGTGAGTATCTGGGAAGCACAAGTAAAAAGATTAATCTTAATTGGTCGCAAAGAGTACAGATATGTCTTGATATGGCACATGGAATTAATTACCTTCATACCGACATGGAGGGTAAACCAAGGATAGTACATCGAGATATAAAGAGCGATAACATTTTGTTGGATGAGAATCTGAATGCAAAGATTGCCGATTTTGGGCTCTCAAAGTTCCACCCTGCCAATCAAGAAGTGAGTGCTATCTATACGAATAATATTGCTGGCACAGAGGTGTACATGGATCCTGAATTTCTAACTACAAATAAGTATAAAAAAGAATCAGATATATACTCATTTGGAGTAGTTTTATTTGAGATCCTATCTGGGAGATTAGCCTATGATCCGATTTACATGATGGAAAATGAAAAGGGGCTTGCACCTATTGCCCGACGACGGTTCAACGAGGGAACGTTAAAGGAATTGATAGATCCTCACATAAGAGAAGAAGATGATAAACATGGTTTTACTCTAAATAGAGGGCCGAATCAAGAATCTTATGATTCGTTTGCAAAAGTCGCATATCAATGTTTGGCAGAAACTCAAGCCAAACGTCCAACAATTGAGGCTGTCATTAAGGAGCTGCAGTGTGCATTAAAATTGCAA GGGGAAACCATGGTACTCTCAAGGTTTCGGCTTAGTGATATAGCATTTGCTACtgagaatttttcaaaaacatatTGTAGTGGGTTAGACTCAAATGGTATGGTGTATAAAGCAGTACTTGATCATTTTGACAACAAAAGTTTATTGGCGACAGAAGAGAAGAACAGTGGTGAACCACCCAAGAGACGCATTAGTGTCGCTATTAAACGTATCTCTACTAGAGAAGACAGGCACAAAGAAGAAGGGTTCTTTGAAGAAATTGAAATGCATACAAGCTATAAACATCCCAACATAGCTCCTCTTATCGGCTTTTGTGATGAAGGTAATGATATGATCCTTGTTTACCAGAATGCTTCTAGCGGAACCCTCGATGACTATCTGAGAGGCACTAATAAAATGGGTAAGTATACGTGGACTCAACGTCTATATATGTGCCTTGAGATTGCACGTGGACTCAATCACCTACATACCATGATGGACCGCAAGCAAGGAATGATACATGTAGACATAACGAGTGCCAACATTCTGGTAGGAAAAAATTGGGAAGCGCAGATTGCTTATTCTGGGATCTCGAAATTACTCCCAGTAAATCAAGAGGAAAGCACCCACATCTCTGCCAATAGCGTAGGCACAAAAGTGTATCACGACCCAGAATTTGAAAAGACCGGTGAATTGAAAAAAGAATCAGACATATACTCTTTTGGAGTGGTTCTATTTGAAATCTTTTGTGGGAGGTTGGCATACGATCCAGCTTACATAGTTGAAAATGACAATGGGCTTGCACCAGTTGCCCGTCGATGCTTCAATGATGGAACAATAAAGCAAATAATAGATCCTGCGCTAAAGGAAGAAACGGATGAAACTTCACATAGAGTTCCTGTTCAAGATTCGCTGGACACATTTATAAGAATCGCATATCAATGTTTGGCTGAAACTCGAGCAGAACGTCCAACCATGAAAATGGTCATCAAAGAACTTGAGACGGCGCTTAACTTTCAA GAAAACCTTATGCAAGCCCTTCAAGTTTCACTTAAAGATGTTGAGGAGGCCACAAGAAACTTTAGTCAAAAAAATTGTGTTAGAAGTGGAAGATATTGGAAAATGTATAAAGGAGAATTTTTTGCTGATGTTGATACTAATGTTGATGCCAATGCTAATGCCAATGGGTGTACCACAATTATCGCAAAGCGGTGGGATAGCATGTCTAGCCAAGGATGTCGTCAATTTTGGACAGAACTTAATATTGTTTTCAAGCATAAGCACGAGAATATCATTGGTCTTGTAGGTTATTGTAACGAACAGGATGAAAGGATCATCGTTTATGAGCACGCGCCTTATGGAACTCTTGATATGTATTTGGATGACGCTAGTCTAACATGGATGAAAAGGCTCAAGATATGCATCGATGTTGCTAATGGATTGGAGTTCCTTCATAGAGGTGCTATAACGCTGAAGAAAGTGGTACATAGGAACATCCAAAGCCATGCAATTCTATTATATGATGACTGGAAGGCGAAAATTTCAAATTTAGAGTTGTCTTCATCAGAATCATTACCGCACGACATGGAACATGTCAGCAGTATTAACGCTTATGGTGCATTTGGCTATCTTGACCCAGAGCACAAACAAGGTTTCTTAACTGAAAAATCTGATATATATTCATTTGGTGTGGTTTTATTTGAGATATTGTGTGGAAGATTGGCATGGGTAGAGGACTGCAAGGATCATTTGCGATCTTTAGGTCCTCTAGCTAAAAGGAAATATCAAGAAGGAAAGATTGATAAGATGGTGTTTGATGGTATAAAGGAACAAATTGGTCCGGAATCAATGGCTACATTTTCCAAAATTGCCTATAAATGCTTAAATGACAAGAGAGAAGAACGACCAATGGCAGGCGATGTAGTAATACAACTCAAGAAAGCATTGGATGTCCAA gaagatTATGAAATATGGGAGGCCCAACTGCCTAAAGACTACAAAGAAATAATTCAGATGTCAGACACCCCCGAGATCTATTCTACCATGAAGCGAAAGGAACTTTACAACTTACTCTCTAAAGGAATCCTGATTGCTGATGGCAAAGTG TGGTTCTCACTTGGAATTAATGGAGAAAGAAATGAAGTGGTATCAGCAAGCCAATTTTCATACAAAAAGCATCGGATGCGATCTATTCCAGAGTCAAG GTTTCATAAGATAGCAGAGATATCAGATATTTCGAATTTGAATATCCAAATAAAGATAAGAACCCAATTTTTATCCATGGGAGTCCACTATGGCATTCATCTCATATTTAGATTTTGTGGTGTAAAAAAATCCGTAGCTAAACAGATGTATGTGAATCTAGCATACAAAATGGGGAAGGAAACTTTAAATGCATATTTCGCTACTTGGGGAGAGGATGAGTGGATGAGGATTGAATTGTATCGGTTTTTGAATGACAAGGAAAAAACTGACGTTGTGTTTCAACTAGAGAGATTTTCAAGGTCCTATTGTGGAAACCGCGGCATTTATGTTGAAGGCCTTGAGTTTCGAGCCATTGACAAT GAGAAACATGACGAAAACAAGGAGAAATATCATATGCTTTCTGCAATGGAGGCCATTTGCAATTTTTCTGATACAAAGCTTTGTATTTTGAAACCCTCAACTGAGTCCAG ATTTCGAAAGGTGATTGAGCTTTTATCAACACAAGAATTTCGTATCAAGTGCAAAATTGAAAGTGAAAGATTGTTACCAAATACAGAATACATATGTTACCTTGTGTTCAAGCTTTCAGAAAAGTGTAGTGGGTTGCATTGCCCAGTAAAAGTACGAGATCAACAGCAGGCCGAGATCAAACAGACTCGAATTGTTTATTTTAGAACCCCACACTCATGGAATGTGACCGGTGACGATAATCAGGGTCCAAAAGAGAGGGAAGATGGATGGATGGAGGTTAATTTGTGGAAGTTCAGATCAGAGCTTGATATTGATAATGACTATATCTTAATAAATTTGAAACTTGCAACTTATGAAGGAACTATGGTTGGTCTTGTTGTATGTGGCCTAGAGTTTCGTCCGATGTAG